A DNA window from Buttiauxella agrestis contains the following coding sequences:
- a CDS encoding DNA cytosine methyltransferase yields the protein MREIIVDNFAGGGGASTGIEMAIGRSVDIAINHDVNAVAMHTTNHPDTLHYCESVFDIDPKQATAGNAVGLAWFSPDCRHFSKAKGSKPVAREIRGLAWIVLRWALAVRPRVMMLENVEEFKTWGPLLVDENGDQRPDPKRAGETFAAFVGMLGAGIDAGHPALTEACDFLGIEPNSSDALRLVNGLGYDVDSRELRACDYGAPTIRKRFFMVMRCDGQPVTWPAPSHGDPKSLGVLNGTLKPWRTAAECIDWTLNCPSIFERKRPLAANTLKRIARGIQRFVIDNPSPFIVKCNHTSTRTKYDCFRGQSLDEPLQTITKTHGYAIAVPHITKFRTGATGQDCREPVPTVTAGTSKRPGGNGHALGMVETILSPFLAGNGGGEYQAKPRPLDKPAHTILKESHACVVAPVIARQFGNSIGHQIDEPSATITAGGGGKSQLVTANLVKHFGGNYSGPGVSMDEPVHSVTTVDHHALVTSHLVMLRGTCKDGRVVDAPAPGLTAGGLHVGNVETYLAVDEYDEQRAEQVSAFLREYCGDDYREFVTVEGVTYRIVDIGMRMLQPHELYRAQGFPEWYIIDQDYRGVKYAKDKQVARCGNAVPPPFAEALVRANLPELCGVKEQAA from the coding sequence GTGAGAGAAATTATCGTTGATAACTTTGCTGGTGGCGGTGGCGCGAGTACCGGTATAGAGATGGCAATCGGTCGCAGTGTGGATATTGCGATTAACCACGATGTGAACGCGGTGGCGATGCACACCACCAATCACCCTGACACGCTGCACTATTGCGAATCAGTGTTCGATATCGACCCGAAGCAAGCGACCGCAGGTAATGCAGTTGGCCTGGCGTGGTTCTCGCCTGACTGCCGCCACTTCAGCAAAGCGAAAGGCTCGAAGCCGGTAGCGCGGGAGATTCGAGGGCTGGCCTGGATTGTGCTTCGCTGGGCGTTGGCGGTTCGCCCTCGAGTGATGATGCTGGAGAATGTGGAAGAGTTCAAAACGTGGGGGCCGTTGCTGGTGGATGAAAATGGCGATCAGCGACCAGATCCGAAACGTGCCGGTGAAACCTTTGCTGCGTTCGTTGGCATGCTGGGCGCTGGTATTGATGCAGGGCATCCAGCACTGACTGAAGCTTGTGACTTCCTCGGTATTGAGCCAAACAGCAGTGACGCACTTCGCCTGGTTAACGGGCTTGGCTATGACGTTGATTCTCGCGAGCTGCGAGCATGCGACTACGGCGCGCCAACAATCCGCAAACGCTTCTTCATGGTGATGCGTTGCGACGGGCAGCCGGTTACATGGCCTGCGCCATCACACGGTGACCCGAAGTCGCTGGGAGTGCTAAACGGCACGCTCAAACCGTGGCGCACAGCTGCGGAATGTATCGACTGGACGCTTAATTGCCCGAGCATCTTTGAGCGCAAGCGTCCACTGGCCGCCAATACGCTTAAACGCATTGCCCGGGGCATTCAGCGCTTCGTTATCGATAATCCATCGCCGTTTATCGTGAAGTGCAACCACACCAGCACGCGGACGAAGTACGACTGTTTCCGTGGGCAGTCGCTGGATGAGCCATTGCAGACCATCACCAAAACGCATGGCTATGCGATTGCGGTACCGCACATCACTAAGTTCAGAACTGGCGCGACCGGACAGGATTGCCGAGAGCCGGTACCCACAGTAACCGCTGGAACATCAAAGCGTCCTGGTGGGAATGGTCATGCGCTGGGCATGGTGGAAACTATTCTTTCACCATTCCTGGCTGGAAATGGCGGTGGAGAGTATCAAGCAAAACCTCGTCCGTTAGATAAGCCAGCTCACACCATCTTGAAAGAGTCCCATGCTTGTGTCGTCGCGCCTGTTATTGCTCGACAGTTCGGCAACAGCATCGGTCATCAGATTGATGAACCCAGCGCCACTATCACCGCTGGTGGCGGGGGCAAATCCCAGCTTGTTACCGCAAATCTCGTTAAGCATTTTGGAGGCAACTACTCGGGGCCAGGTGTCTCGATGGATGAGCCGGTGCATTCGGTGACAACAGTGGACCATCACGCGCTCGTTACATCCCACCTCGTCATGCTGCGGGGAACATGCAAAGACGGTCGGGTAGTAGATGCGCCAGCACCTGGCTTGACGGCTGGCGGCCTGCACGTTGGCAACGTCGAGACTTATCTGGCAGTTGATGAGTATGACGAACAGCGCGCAGAGCAGGTATCAGCCTTTCTGCGTGAATATTGCGGTGACGATTATCGGGAGTTTGTGACCGTGGAAGGCGTGACTTACCGGATTGTCGATATTGGTATGCGCATGCTTCAGCCGCATGAGCTTTATCGCGCCCAGGGTTTCCCTGAATGGTACATCATCGACCAGGACTACCGCGGCGTGAAGTATGCCAAGGATAAGCAAGTAGCGAGATGTGGCAATGCGGTGCCGCCGCCATTCGCTGAGGCGCTGGTACGCGCCAACTTGCCTGAACTCTGCGGGGTGAAAGAACAGGCTGCGTGA
- a CDS encoding YbcN family protein, producing the protein MNFPKEGVRLHQTNFGAIGQQLQPLLAGGDCYRLIIKPWRDKRSLPQNALSHMWYGEISEYLIRSGRTEATPEWVKRNLKKTYLGSVEITYTDFITGEKATTWEPRHTSDLDAGEMHHFLGQVEMWCAQFGLFLTIPHGCEYQQLRDQQNQ; encoded by the coding sequence GTGAACTTTCCAAAAGAGGGCGTTCGCCTTCACCAGACAAACTTCGGCGCCATAGGCCAACAACTCCAGCCGCTTTTAGCTGGTGGTGATTGCTATCGCCTGATAATCAAACCTTGGCGTGATAAGCGCAGCCTACCGCAGAACGCGTTAAGCCATATGTGGTACGGAGAAATCAGTGAATATCTGATTCGTTCGGGCCGTACTGAAGCTACTCCCGAGTGGGTGAAGCGCAACCTCAAAAAAACCTATCTCGGTAGCGTGGAAATAACCTACACCGATTTCATCACTGGCGAGAAAGCCACAACGTGGGAACCGCGACACACTTCTGATCTGGATGCAGGGGAAATGCATCACTTCCTGGGCCAGGTCGAGATGTGGTGCGCTCAGTTCGGCCTGTTCCTCACTATCCCGCACGGCTGCGAGTATCAGCAGCTGCGCGACCAGCAGAATCAGTGA
- a CDS encoding recombination protein NinG — MAKQPRRKCKVCREWFHPVYSNVWWCSPEHGAQYALALRSNEKKKAEEERQAKRRQAVKPMSYFIGQAQQAFNDFIRYRDRFKPCISCGRHHDGQYHAGHYRTTGASPELRFHEDNCHKQCAPCNNHLSGNLAAYRPKLILKIGQARFDALMGPHELPKWRRDDYIEIRNTYRAKLKELKQQEAA; from the coding sequence ATGGCTAAGCAACCTCGCCGCAAGTGCAAAGTCTGTCGTGAGTGGTTCCATCCGGTGTATTCAAACGTCTGGTGGTGCAGCCCTGAGCATGGTGCGCAGTACGCGCTTGCGCTGCGCAGTAACGAAAAAAAGAAAGCAGAAGAAGAGCGCCAGGCAAAGCGCCGTCAGGCAGTCAAACCGATGAGTTACTTTATTGGTCAGGCGCAACAGGCCTTTAATGACTTCATCCGGTACCGCGACAGATTTAAGCCGTGCATCAGCTGCGGTCGCCACCATGACGGCCAATACCATGCAGGCCACTACCGCACGACTGGCGCGAGCCCGGAGCTACGCTTCCACGAAGACAACTGCCATAAGCAATGCGCGCCCTGCAATAACCATCTATCCGGGAACCTTGCCGCGTACAGGCCAAAGCTCATTCTCAAAATCGGTCAGGCTCGATTCGATGCACTGATGGGGCCGCACGAACTACCGAAGTGGCGACGTGATGACTACATCGAAATTCGCAATACCTACCGGGCAAAGCTCAAAGAACTCAAACAGCAGGAGGCAGCGTGA
- a CDS encoding bacteriophage antitermination protein Q produces MNQQYLQYVREELMVATADLSGATKGQLVAFAENAQFDTGRYKRKRRRILDEATGKMITLPGDPVPGQQSRAKGSSIALVQPVEFRTASWRRALATLDTHEHAWLSWCYAGDLSFAHQVAITEWAWAEFKAALGSKKIAGKTVKRLQALVWLAAQDVNQQIKGQDPYQYGDLAHLIGVAPDNWSKNYRQYWDALEATFKQLDRSSLLAVSRTRSQHKSTFSQQVVAKVN; encoded by the coding sequence GTGAATCAGCAATATCTTCAGTACGTCCGCGAAGAACTCATGGTGGCCACTGCCGATTTAAGCGGAGCAACGAAAGGGCAACTGGTAGCGTTCGCCGAGAATGCGCAGTTCGATACCGGCCGATATAAGCGCAAGCGTCGTCGAATCCTCGATGAGGCAACGGGCAAAATGATTACGCTTCCGGGCGACCCGGTGCCGGGCCAACAATCGAGAGCGAAAGGCTCATCCATAGCACTCGTTCAGCCGGTTGAGTTTCGCACCGCATCATGGCGCCGCGCTTTGGCTACGCTCGATACGCACGAACACGCCTGGCTTTCATGGTGCTATGCGGGGGATTTGTCTTTTGCTCATCAGGTTGCGATAACTGAATGGGCATGGGCTGAATTTAAAGCGGCGCTAGGAAGCAAGAAGATAGCGGGCAAAACGGTGAAGCGATTGCAGGCTCTCGTATGGCTAGCAGCGCAGGATGTTAACCAACAGATTAAAGGGCAGGACCCATATCAGTATGGAGACCTTGCTCATTTGATTGGTGTGGCACCTGATAATTGGAGCAAGAATTACAGGCAGTACTGGGATGCCTTGGAAGCCACGTTTAAGCAACTTGATAGAAGTTCACTCCTGGCAGTGTCGCGAACACGATCACAACATAAATCGACTTTTTCGCAGCAGGTTGTTGCAAAAGTCAATTAA